One segment of Brassica napus cultivar Da-Ae chromosome C3, Da-Ae, whole genome shotgun sequence DNA contains the following:
- the LOC106452122 gene encoding uncharacterized protein LOC106452122 — protein MINGIDVLGHMKLVNGQCLTGTPVLDEVEIARARHVLVHVQSYDGPVVKLYLWDQAARDFCKKFRSYEGTPTVLLVTTVNTKSLGGTLALTTMSSSRVFMDCDVQPTVDYISWLGSNPQSAELVNAEVVTKRETLTIGEIYSYIRDGSNKEAFFECTATIDDVVHGSTWYYISCSGCHTKATKGPTSLMCSKCGKVNISGVPQYRAQLSVYDNSEQAVFVLLGDAGFELTGKHAAELVSSYVEANGDQGVTQEVPFPEALISTIGQKHNFCVKVTKHNLDGKSRSLTVTKILPLESPPVTEASRGNYNPITSEVGFETGTKVCEASKIRVDSAEGSKSNGDLDEMGKAKRLKRGG, from the exons ATGATTAATGGTATAGATGTTCTTGGGCACATGAAGCTGGTTAATGGTCAGTGTCTCACTGGGACCCCAGTTCTTGATGAAGTGGAAATAGCTAGGGCGAGGCATGTGTTGGTTCATGTGCAGTCGTACGA TGGACCTGTGGTGAAGCTCTACCTTTGGGACCAGGCTGCAAGAGACTTCTGCAAAAAATTCAGATCATACGAAGGCACCCCCACCGTGTTATTGGTGACGACCGTTAACACCAAGAGTCTCGGAG GTACTCTGGCACTGACTACAATGTCCTCCTCACGTGTCTTTATGGACTGCGACGTCCAACCTACGGTCGACTACATTAGCTg GTTGGGCTCTAACCCACAGAGTGCTGAGTTGGTTAATGCAGAAGTGGTTACTAAAAGGGAGACACTGACCATAGGAGAAATATACTCCTACATCAGGGATGGATCTAATAAG GAGGCTTTTTTTGAGTGCACGGCTACGATTGATGATGTGGTCCATGGTTCAACCTGGTATTACATATCATGCAGTGGTTGCCATACTAAGGCTACGAAAGGCCCAACTTCTTTGATGTGTTCAAAATGTGGGAAAGTCAACATATCAGGAGTACCACA GTACCGTGCACAGCTATCTGTCTATGACAACAGTGAGCAAGCTGTTTTTGTTCTTCTTGGTGATGCTGGTTTTGAGTTAACCGGGAAGCATGCAGCCGAGTTAGTCAGCAGCTATGTTGAG GCTAATGGAGACCAAGGAGTTACTCAAGAGGTGCCTTTCCCGGAAGCTTTAATTAGCACTATCGGTCAGAAACATAACTTTTGTGTAAAAGTTACAAAGCACAACTTAGATGGCAAGTCTCGATCTTTGACTGTGACCAAGATTCTCCCTCTGGAATCTCCACCAGTCACAGAAGCTTCGAGAGGAAACTACAACCCGATAACCTCAGAGGTCGGATTTGAGACTGGAACGAAGGTGTGTGAAGCTTCCAAAATCAGAGTGGATTCGGCAGAGGGAAGTAAGAGCAATGGTGACCTTGATGAGATGGGCAAAGCAAAACGCCTCAAGCGTGGGGGGTAG
- the LOC125584510 gene encoding uncharacterized protein LOC125584510, protein MTNRVTNKALVKSKLPTPEVKKDGNLRFPWAEKMNPSARNLYKTTSPTYLEDGTPMVTIPSKLLLHGPENKKEYIIGQFHRCSFLSGGLVHVVVNRIWGKKCRIFSRKLGDSSFLFHIPDVSTRSWILQRGLWHVDDCLMFVAPWSPAASLSLPEISTIPVWVTLKNIPSRLYSNPGISRIAFALGAPMLTNKPRLDPTLMGEAKILVEVELDKQFPQKIALNDKKGTISLVDVEYSWIPTKCGKCGHLGHKDSRCLQKSAQPRNSSHPSNDQIGASLASASVYPSVLVPEVATDDMSISASVTVARTDSAIIPTVSPPVAAVASVTRTPVAAVASITGTPIVSAASVTEHVPTLMTPSPTVNIGSVHVPSTSVSTTVIQAIEALPTTSAATLKSTSVSDGQVLASSPSSFF, encoded by the coding sequence ATGACAAACAGAGTTACTAACAAAGCTCTGGTCAAGTCAAAATTGCCTACTCCTGAAGTAAAGAAAGATGGAAATCTTCGATTCCCTTGGGCTGAGAAGATGAACCCATCTGCCAGGAACCTCTACAAAACAACATCTCCCACATACTTGGAAGATGGTACTCCAATGGTAACAATCCCGAGCAAACTTCTGCTTCATGGTCCTGAAAATAAGAAAGAGTATATTATTGGCCAGTTTCATCGCTGTTCTTTTCTGTCAGGTGGGCTTGTTCATGTTGTAGTTAATAGGATTTGGGGTAAGAAATGCAGAATCTTTTCTAGGAAACTAGGtgattcttcttttttattccACATTCCAGATGTATCTACACGTTCTTGGATTCTTCAGAGGGGATTATGGCATGTGGATGATTGCTTGATGTTTGTAGCTCCTTGGAGTCCTGCAGCTTCATTATCTCTTCCAGAGATTTCCACTATTCCAGTTTGGGTAACTCTAAAAAATATCCCCAGTAGGTTATACTCTAATCCAGGAATAAGCCGAATTGCCTTTGCCCTGGGAGCTCCAATGCTGACAAATAAGCCCAGACTTGACCCTACTCTCATGGGTGAGGCAAAAATCTTGGTGGAAGTTGAATTGGACAAGCAATTCCCGCAGAAGATCGCTTTGAATGACAAAAAGGGTACTATATCATTGGTTGATGTAGAGTATTCATGGATCCCAACAAAGTGTGGTAAGTGTGGACACTTAGGCCATAAAGACTCAAGATGTCTGCAAAAATCTGCTCAGCCTAGGAACTCGAGTCATCCGTCTAATGATCAAATAGGAGCTTCGCTTGCTTCTGCAAGTGTTTACCCTTCTGTTTTAGTCCCTGAAGTTGCTACAGATGATATGAGTATTTCTGCTTCTGTTACTGTGGCAAGGACTGATTCAGCCATTATTCCAACAGTCTCTCCTCCAGTTGCTGCCGTTGCGTCAGTCACAAGAACTCCAGTTGCTGCAGTAGCGTCCATCACAGGAACTCCTATTGTTTCCGCTGCATCAGTCACAGAACATGTCCCTACTTTAATGACTCCCTCACCTACTGTGAATATTGGTTCAGTCCATGTCCCATCCACTTCAGTCTCGACCACAGTCATTCAAGCCATAGAAGCATTACCTACTACATCAGCTGCTACTCTAAAGTCTACATCAGTATCTGATGGCCAAGTACTAGCCTCTTCACCTTCATCCTTTTTTTAG
- the LOC106389190 gene encoding reticulon-4-interacting protein 1, mitochondrial produces MRGMRSLRGSSKAVSIFRPARLSSLRSIFTGCRAVMLPRFGGPEVLELRENVPVPNLNPNEVLVRAKAVSVNPLDCRIRAGYGRSVFQPHLPIIIGRDVSGEVAAVGNSVKSFKVGQEVFGALHPTALRGTYTDYGVLSEEELTEKPASVSHVEASAIPFAALTSWRALKSNARILEGQRVLVFGGGGAVGFAAIQIAVASGCHVTASCVGQTRERILAAGAEQAVDYTTEDIEMVVKGKFDAVLDTIGRPETERIGINFLRKGGNYMTLQGEAASLTDRYGFVVGLPLATSFLAKKKIQYQYSHGVDYWWTYMRADPEGLAEIKRLVGAGKLKIPVEKTFPITEVVAAHEAKEKKEIPGKVVLEL; encoded by the exons ATGCGAGGGATGAGATCACTTCGCGGTAGTTCAAAAGCCGTATCGATTTTCCGTCCGGCGAGATTAAGCTCTCTTCGGAGCATCTTCACCGGTTGCCGTGCCGTGATGCTGCCTCGATTCGGCGGCCCGGAGGTTTTAGAGCTCCGGGAGAATGTTCCGGTGCCGAATCTCAACCCCAACGAGGTTCTCGTCAGGGCGAAAGCTGTCTCCGTCAATCCTCTTGATTGCAGA ATACGAGCAGGATATGGGCGTTCTGTATTTCAGCCGCATCTACCTATTATTATTGGACGTGATGTTAGTGGCGAAGTTGCTGCAGTTGGGAACTCCGTTAAGTCGTTTAAAGTAGGGCAAGAAGTTTTTGGTGCGTTGCATCCTACTGCGTTGAGAGGTACTTATACTGATTATGGAGTTCTTTCTGAGGAGGAACTCACTGAGAAGCCAGCGTCAGTTTCTCATGTG GAGGCAAGTGCTATTCCTTTTGCAGCGTTGACTTCTTGGCGTGCTTTGAAGAGTAATGCGCGGATTCTCGAAGG ACAAAGGGTATTAGTTTTTGGGGGAGGAGGAGCGGTGGGTTTTGCTGCAATCCAGATTGCGGTAGCCTCTGGGTGTCATGTTACAGCTTCTTGTGTGGGTCAGACCAGAGAGAGAATACTAGCAGCTGGCGCCGAGCAAGCTGTTGACTACACAACCGAG GACATTGAGATGGTGGTAAAAGGGAAGTTTGACGCTGTGTTGGATACTATTGGTCGGCCTGAAACCGAGAGAATAGGCATAAACTTCTTGAGGAAGGGTGGAAACTATATGACTCTCCAG GGTGAGGCTGCATCATTGACTGATAGATACGGTTTTGTTGTCGGGCTTCCGCTTGCAACTTCATTCTTAGCGAAGAAAAAGATACAATATCAGTATTCTCATGGAGTAG ACTATTGGTGGACGTATATGAGGGCTGATCCTGAAGGTCTAGCTGAGATTAAGCGGTTAGTTGGAGCAGGAAAGCTAAAGATACCAGTGGAAAAAACATTTCCGATAACTGAAGTTGTAGCAGCTCATGAAGCCaaggagaagaaagagattCCGGGCAAGGTGGTCCTAGAGCTCTGA
- the BNAC03G38920D gene encoding uncharacterized protein BNAC03G38920D, whose protein sequence is MRSSGSPSGRKSKKLAAICEEEYNKNHGEPKDRDAAPAADSELRRSSRVRRIPSILDASPPPAKKRRRLNRSSRGSSSSRVVEEENDDSDNWKSRLRSRSRRRNAGSQARSVVKRKRKLVFGNGDGNEVRDKAPNGGKLMKGKKRVGVKEFESWEDEENESDNSNAEEESASESEESADSEAAEEDEKVKKATKRSVVLESEDEAEVDGAEAESEDEAESTENETEDSASEAHGSAEKEGSEVEGNVDGTAAETDVRMEEVEKESGDQVEGLENEIETEVEGTESKELGAMVFESGNGTGTLGDGSDVADNVKTKQGDTLDPELLQKAAIEVNESLKQSDDTGEQGASRTTSTDKANDKVGESVEMLDELPIQNETCNKVVDSVCTSSDRLGKPPFKQARRCGLCGVGTDGKLPKKLIQDNGDSDVEAHSGSSSSGEPNYDILDGFGDEPGWLGRLLGPINDRYGISGTWVHQHCAVWSPEVYFAGVGRLKNIRAALCRGRSLKCTRCERPGATIGCRVDRCPRTYHLPCARANGCIFDHRKFLIACTDHRHHFQPHGRQCQVRMKKMKTKKMRLEMRKHSNDAWRKDVEAEEKWFEKCGDDEEFLKRESKRLQRDLLRVAPEYIGGSESENGKAFEGWDSVAGLEGVTQCMKEVVLLPLLYPEFFDNLGLTPPRGILLHGHPGTGKTLVVRALIGSLARGNRRIAYFARKGADCLGKYVGDAERQLRLLFQVAEKCQPSIIFFDEIDGLAPKRSRQQDQTHSSVVSTLLALLDGLKSRGSVVVIGATNYPDAIDPALRRPGRFDREIYFPLPSLDDRAAIISLHTRKWPKPVSGYLLKWVAKETAGFAGADIQALCTQAAMIALNRSFPLQESLAAAELGISRSNRVALPSFSVEERDWLEALSRSPPPCSRRGAGKAASDIYSSPLPVYLVPSLLPSLCSLLVAFHLEERIVLPPLLSKAAVDFKNVICSALGDKKINDDCWWSHVDSLLQDVDVVKDIVQRLSYAGILDGGCDSVRSVPSSPGAGDCSLGSAQFMVHRVRRHPGLGNAPSESMNKSGFQLLIAGGPRSGQRHLASCILHCFIGNAEMQKIDTATISQEGNGDLVLGVTHLLMKCSSRKSCVVFMPRIDLWAVETETPLNEEVECDDDSLKENSSPVRPETVEKMELQYSSRVSHAWNTFLEQVESLRVSTKMIILATSGMPYKLLPPKIQQFFKTDLSKEYQPTKSEAVPQFTVQIAESSDQDMAIDLSATELSRRAIQVFLHLVHQGTHTHYDVPKTYEREDPDQDCRDPAYQNNTDHVAGEEVGIKSKPPEDCSLKVPPIPISITAKPKSSLELAVSTFGYQILRYPQFAELCWVTSKLKEGPSADVSGPWRGWPFNSCIIRPHNPSEQSTTASGSNNVRGKDLSGTARGLVAVGLSAYRGTYTSLREVSFEVRKVLELLVGRINMKIDAGKDRCQYIRILSQVAYLEDLVNSWVYAMRSFESNAQTESMNPLSCSVADATVRDEPTEQGTSDRSKGDLKEDTQNINCPDPRASTDLTDNHQPVVEITDGLVLIKENGDDTSNSAMLIEDSGVVSLHQTVLLDLNSPAADHEQNETQTTATVTCLQEKDNSENNHVGSGESNSISQEDPKKSADSSNGEAVHGLESANSMPEPVKQVEITARISPLDDPSLVCFYRCCPQCVSILQDSMRKLVTRELRLGRSHITTEGIHDAVSSLSVELIAAVRKFISARNNGGTQEVEVEERDGNSEKEACPCKSSPSNNFLASAECCSHSAEEQGSLDKANASPSAKSWLEPVFVFRDGILVPVCTEDDCALHCRYDSLCLSSLVELVATEMKPF, encoded by the exons ATGAGATCATCGGGCTCTCCTTCTGGGAGGAAGAGTAAGAAGCTCGCCGCGATTTGCGAGGAGGAGTACAACAAAAACCACGGAGAGCCGAAGGACAGAGACGCCGCTCCTGCTGCTGATTCCGAGCTTCGGCGGAGCTCTAGGGTTAGGCGGATACCGTCTATCCTCGACGCTTCTCCTCCTCCCGCGAAGAAACGGCGCCGTTTGAATAGGAGTTCTAGGGGGAGTAGTAGCAGTAGagtggtggaggaggagaatGACGATTCGGATAATTGGAAATCAAGGTTGAGGTCGAGGTCAAGGAGGAGGAACGCTGGTTCTCAGGCGAGAAGTGTTGTTAAGAGGAAAAGAAAGCTCGTTTTCGGAAACGGTGATGGTAATGAGGTGAGAGATAAAGCTCCTAATGGTGGGAAGCTGATGAAGGGTAAGAAGCGAGTGGGAGTTAAGGAGTTTGAAAGTTGGGAAGATGAGGAGAATGAGTCTGATAACAGTAATGCTGAAGAGGAGAGTGCTAGCGAGTCTGAGGAATCAGCTGATAGTGAAGCTGCAGAGGAGGATGAGAAGGTGAAGAAGGCTACCAAAAGATCAGTTGTTTTAGAGAGTGAGGATGAAGCTGAAGTTGATGGAGCGGAGGCTGAGAGCGAGGATGAAGCAGAGAGTACTGAGAACGAGACTGAGGATAGTGCAAGTGAAGCACATGGTAGTGCAGAGAAGGAAGGAAGTGAGGTTGAAGGTAATGTGGATGGAACGGCAGCTGAGACTGATGTTCGAATGGAAGAAGTGGAGAAAGAGAGTGGGGATCAAGTGGAAGGATTGGAGAATGAGATTGAGACGGAAGTTGAAGGAACTGAGAGTAAGGAGTTGGGTGCAATGGTTTTTGAAAGTGGAAATGGCACTGGTACACTAGGGGATGGTAGTGATGTTGCTGATAATGTTAAGACCAAACAAGGAGATACTTTAGATCCTGAACTACTACAGAAAGCTGCCATCGAGGTTAATGAGAGTTTGAAGCAGAGCGATGACACTGGAGAGCAAGGTGCTTCCAGAACAACATCTACTGATAAGGCCAACGATAAAGTGGGTGAAAGTGTGGAAATGCTTGACGAGTTGCCTATTCAAAATGAAACTTGCAACAAAGTAGTTGACTCAGTTTGCACTTCATCAGATAGACTTGGTAAACCTCCCTTCAAGCAAGCCAGACGCTGTGGTTTATGCGGAGTTGGTACTGATGGCAAACTCCCGAAGAAGTTGATACAAGATAATGGTGACAGTGACGTAGAGGCACATAGcggttcttcatcttcagggGAGCCAAACTATGATATATTAGATGGTTTCGGAGATGAACCTGGGTGGCTTGGCCGTCTATTGGGCCCTATAAACGATCGTTATGGAATTTCTGGAACGTGGGTTCATCAGCACTGTGCCGTATGGAGTCCCGAG GTTTACTTTGCTGGTGTAGGACGCTTAAAGAATATAAGGGCAGCACTTTGCAGAGGGAGGTCACTAAAATGCACTCGCTGTGAAAGACCTGGGGCAACCATCGGTTGTCGTGTTGATAGATGTCCAAGAACCTATCATTTG CCTTGTGCACGAGCTAATGGTTGCATCTTTGATCACCGTAAGTTTCTCATTGCTTGCACGGACCACAGACATCATTTCCAACCCCATGGTCGTCAATGTCAAGtcaggatgaagaagatgaaaactAAGAAGATGCGTTTGGAGATGAGGAAGCACTCAAATGATGCATGGCGTAAGGATGTGGAAGCGGAAGAAAAGTGGTTTGAGAAGTGTGGAGACGAtgaagaatttttaaaacgTGAAAGCAAGAGACTTCAACGAGATCTATTAAGAGTGGCGCCTGAGTATATTGGAGGCTCTGAATCTGAGAACGGAAAAGCATTTGAGGGATGGGATTCTGTTGCTGGGCTTGAGGGTGTAACCCAATGTATGAAAGAGGTTGTTCTTTTACCTTTACTGTATCCAGAGTTCTTTGATAACCTTGGACTTACACCACCAAGAGGTATCCTCTTGCATGGACATCCTGGAACTGGAAAAACTCTTGTGGTTCGAGCACTGATTGGTTCCCTCGCTCGTGGTAATAGACGGATTGCCTACTTTGCCCGCAAAGGGGCAGACTGTCTGGGAAAATACGTTGGTGATGCTGAGCGCCAGTTGAGACTCTTATTTCAAGTCGCTGAAAAATGCCAACCATCCatcatattttttgatgaaattgatGGCCTTGCTCCCAAGCGGTCAAGGCAGCAAGATCAAACACACAGCTCCGTTGTATCCACATTGCTCGCTTTACTAGACGGCTTAAAGTCGCGTGGCTCAGTGGTTGTCATAGGTGCAACAAACTACCCTGATGCTATTGACCCAGCATTAAGGAGGCCTGGGAGATTTGATAGGGAGATCTATTTTCCACTACCATCGCTCGATGATAGAGCTGCAATCATCTCACTCCATACTAGAAAGTGGCCTAAGCCGGTGTCTGGATACTTGCTCAAGTGGGTTGCTAAAGAAACTGCCGGTTTTGCTGGTGCGGATATACAAGCTCTCTGCACGCAAGCTGCCATGATTGCCTTGAATAGGAGCTTTCCTTTGCAAGAATCTTTGGCCGCTGCAGAGTTGGGAATCTCGAGGAGTAATCGTGTTGCTCTACCATCCTTCTCAGTTGAAGAAAGAGATTGGTTGGAAGCTTTATCCCGCTCCCCACCCCCATGCTCTCGTAGAGGAGCAGGAAAAGCAGCTAGCGATATATATTCTTCTCCTCTTCCTGTTTACTTGGTGCCTTCTTTGTTACCATCACTGTGTTCTTTACTCGTTGCTTTTCATCTTGAAGAGCGCATCGTGCTGCCGCCTCTACTTTCCAAAGCTGCGGTTGATTTCAAAAATGTGATCTGTTCTGCTTTGGGCGACAAGAAGATAAATGATGATTGCTGGTGGTCTCATGTTGATAGCCTTCTCCAGGACGTAGATGTTGTAAAAGATATAGTTCAGAGACTTTCTTATGCTGGGATACTAGATGGAGGATGTGACTCGGTTAGATCTGTTCCAAGCTCCCCTGGTGCAGGCGACTGTAGTTTGGGTTCTGCGCAGTTCATGGTACACAGAGTCCGCCGACATCCTGGGTTGGGGAATGCTCCTTCAGAATCAATGAACAAGTCTGGGTTCCAACTGCTTATTGCTGGAGGACCTAGATCTGGTCAACGTCATCTTGCTTCTTGCATCTTGCATTGTTTTATTGGAAATGCGGAGATGCAGAAGATAGACACGGCGACAATTTCACAAGAAGGAAATGGGGATCTGGTGCTAGGCGTAACTCACTTATTAA TGAAATGTTCTAGCAGGAAATCATGTGTGGTATTCATGCCAAGGATTGACTTGTGGGCTGTAGAGACAGAAACTCCACTGAATGAGGAGGTCGAGTGTGATGATGattctttaaaagaaaattcttCTCCCGTTCGTCCAGAAACAGTGGAGAAAATGGAGTTGCAGTATTCTTCTCGAGTTTCACATGCTTGGAACACATTTCTTGAGCAAGTAGAATCATTGCGAGTTTCCACAAAGATGATAATTCTG GCTACTTCTGGCATGCCCTACAAACTCCTGCCTCCTAAGATACAACAGTTCTTTAAGACCGACCTATCAAAGGAGTATCAGCCAACTAAGTCAGAGGCTGTTCCACAATTCACTGTACAAATTGCTGAAAGTTCTGACCAAGACATGGCCATTGACTTGTCTGCTACTGAGTTGTCAAGGCGGGCAATCCAAGTGTTTCTTCATTTGGTGCATCAGGGAACCCATACACACTATGACGTACCGAAGACATACGAAAGAGAGGATCCTGACCAGGATTGCAGAGATCCAGCTTATCAGAATAATACTGATCATGTTGCAGGGGAAGAAGTAGGTATCAAATCAAAACCTCCTGAGGATTGTTCTTTGAAAGTGCCACCGATACCTATCAGCATTACTGCGAAACCGAAATCAAGCTTGGAGTTAGCCGTCTCTACATTTGGTTATCAAATTCTACGGTATCCTCAATTTGCTGAGCTTTGTTGGGTGACATCAAAGCTTAAGGAAGGGCCAAGCGCAGATGTTTCGGGTCCTTGGAGAGGATGGCCGTTTAATTCGTGTATCATTCGTCCTCATAATCCATCAGAGCAGAGTACTACTGCTTCCGGTTCCAACAATGTTAGAGGCAAAGATTTATCTGGCACTGCCAGGGGCCTCGTTGCTGTTGGATTATCTGCGTATAGAGGAACCTATACATCACTGAGGGAAGTCTCTTTTGAAGTAAGGAAAGTTCTCGAGCTCTTAGTTGGGCGGATCAATATGAAAATCGATGCTGGAAAGGACAGATGTCAATATATCAGAATTTTGTCTCAAGTTGCTTATCTGGAAGATCTGGTTAACAGTTGGGTTTATGCAATGCGAAG TTTTGAATCAAATGCTCAAACAGAGTCGATGAATCCATTGTCGTGTTCTGTAGCTGATGCGACAGTGAGGGATGAGCCAACTGAGCAAGGAACATCTGATCGATCAAAAGGAGACCTGAAAGAAGATACACAAAACATCAATTGTCCAGACCCTAGAGCATCTACGGATCTTACCGACAATCATCAGCCAGTTGTGGAGATTACAGACGGCTTAGTTTTGATCAAAGAGAATGGTGATGATACTTCGAATTCTGCAATGTTGATTGAGGATTCAGGAGTAGTTTCCTTGCATCAGACTGTTCTCCTTGATCTTAACTCTCCTGCAGCCGACCATGAACAGAATGAAACCCAAACAACAGCAACAGTCACTTGTTTGCAAGAAAAAGATAATTCCGAAAACAATCACGTTGGATCTGGGGAATCAAATTCTATCTCACAAGAAGATCCCAAAAAGTCAGCCGACTCAAGTAATGGTGAAGCAGTTCATGGCTTAGAATCTGCAAACAGCATGCCTGAACCAGTCAAACAAGTTGAAATAACTGCAAGAATCAGTCCTCTGGATGACCCtagtttagtttgtttttacCGTTGCTGCCCTCAGTGTGTCTCCATCCTCCAAGATTCAATGCGTAAATTAGTTACTCGCGAATTGAGACTTGGTAGAAGCCACATCACAACAGAGGGTATACATGATGCGGTTTCTTCATTATCAGTGGAGCTTATTGCTGCTGTTAGGAAGTTCATCTCTGCCAGAAACAATGGTGGCACGCAGGAAGTAGAGGTTGAAGAACGTGATGGAAACTCAGAAAAGGAAGCGTGTCCTTGCAAAAGCTCACCTAGTAATAATTTTCTTGCCTCGGCTGAGTGTTGCAGTCATTCTGCTGAAGAGCAAGGGAGCTTGGATAAAGCAAACGCATCTCCAAGCGCTAAGAGTTGGCTTGAACCAGTATTCGTTTTCAGGGATGGCATATTGGTTCCGGTATGTACGGAAGATGACTGCGCTTTGCATTGTAGATATGATAGTTTATGCCTTAGTTCTCTCGTAGAGTTGGTTGCAACTGAGATGAAGCCTTTTTGA